In Immundisolibacter sp., a single genomic region encodes these proteins:
- a CDS encoding cation diffusion facilitator family transporter: MATAKYQQDNARHSETPHTHGGHHHGGDVHDGRLLWALGLTTGFMVIEVLAGLWSGSLALIADAGHMLTDSASLALALFAAITSRRVADELRTFGYGRARVLAAFVNGMLLLLISAWIVIEAAQRLREPVPILAGPMLAVAIAGLLVNVIGYLILRGGADINTRGALAHVLSDLLGSVAAITAAGVILLTGWTPADPLLSVVVAALIVRTGWRVVRESGHALLEGSPPGFDAERLRNSLLQTLPDVLDVHHIHAWTVDADEAYLTLHVQVAESLAPDAAIAAVQRHLAEHFQFRHTTVQVEHRHCPAPDH, encoded by the coding sequence ATGGCTACCGCCAAATACCAGCAAGACAACGCTCGGCATTCCGAGACCCCGCACACGCACGGCGGACACCACCACGGCGGCGATGTCCACGACGGCCGCCTGCTCTGGGCGCTCGGGCTGACGACCGGTTTCATGGTGATCGAAGTCCTCGCCGGCCTGTGGAGCGGCTCCCTGGCGCTGATCGCCGATGCCGGTCACATGCTGACCGATTCCGCGTCGCTGGCCCTGGCCTTGTTCGCCGCCATTACCAGCCGACGCGTCGCCGACGAGTTGCGTACCTTCGGCTATGGGCGGGCACGCGTGCTGGCGGCCTTCGTGAACGGCATGCTGCTGCTGCTGATCTCGGCGTGGATCGTCATCGAGGCCGCGCAGCGCCTGCGCGAACCGGTGCCCATTCTTGCCGGTCCCATGCTGGCGGTGGCCATCGCCGGGCTGCTGGTCAATGTGATCGGCTACCTGATACTGCGCGGTGGCGCCGACATCAACACCCGCGGTGCCCTGGCCCATGTGTTGAGTGATTTGCTCGGGTCGGTCGCCGCCATTACCGCGGCCGGTGTCATTCTGCTGACCGGATGGACACCGGCCGACCCACTGTTATCGGTGGTCGTGGCGGCGCTGATCGTTCGCACCGGCTGGCGGGTAGTGCGCGAATCGGGACACGCGTTGCTTGAGGGCAGCCCGCCCGGCTTCGACGCGGAACGGTTGCGAAACTCGCTGTTACAGACCCTGCCCGATGTGCTCGACGTCCACCATATCCACGCCTGGACCGTCGATGCCGACGAGGCCTACCTCACGCTGCACGTGCAGGTCGCGGAAAGCCTGGCGCCTGACGCAGCCATTGCCGCGGTTCAGCGCCATCTGGCGGAGCATTTCCAGTTCCGGCACACCACAGTGCAAGTGGAACACCGCCACTGCCCGGCGCCGGATCACTGA
- a CDS encoding TIGR00645 family protein has product MTSPQNPKIKPLPALIFSARWLQVPLYLGLIAAQGVYVVLFVKELWHLVFGAFDLNEQQVMLIVLGLIDVVMISNLLIMVIVGGYETFVSRLGIEGHQDQPEWLSHVNATVLKVKLALAIIGISSIHLLKTFIEAGTMGALPLCSTVAAGLRCTNITEASVMWQTIIHVVFILSALGIAWTDRVMGGAAGVMNGKSRAEHWPKPLE; this is encoded by the coding sequence ATGACCTCCCCGCAAAACCCGAAGATCAAGCCTTTACCGGCCCTGATCTTTTCCGCGCGCTGGCTGCAAGTGCCCCTCTACCTGGGGTTGATTGCCGCCCAGGGCGTTTACGTGGTGCTTTTTGTCAAGGAGTTGTGGCACCTCGTTTTCGGTGCCTTTGATCTTAACGAGCAGCAGGTGATGCTGATCGTGCTTGGCCTGATCGACGTGGTGATGATCTCCAACCTGTTGATCATGGTAATCGTCGGCGGCTACGAAACCTTTGTCTCGCGACTGGGCATTGAGGGCCACCAGGACCAGCCGGAATGGCTGTCCCACGTCAACGCCACGGTTCTCAAGGTCAAATTGGCGTTGGCGATCATCGGCATTTCCTCGATCCACCTGCTCAAGACGTTCATTGAAGCCGGCACGATGGGCGCCTTGCCGCTGTGTTCCACGGTCGCGGCCGGGCTCAGGTGCACCAACATCACCGAGGCCAGCGTGATGTGGCAGACCATCATTCATGTTGTCTTTATCCTGTCGGCGCTGGGCATCGCCTGGACCGACCGGGTGATGGGGGGGGCAGCCGGAGTAATGAACGGCAAAAGCCGCGCTGAGCACTGGCCTAAGCCGTTGGAGTAA
- a CDS encoding efflux RND transporter permease subunit, whose protein sequence is MLEALLHFSIHRRGLMLVLVFALAGLGVWSFQHLPIDAVPDITNVQVQINTEAPGYTPLESEQRVTFAVETAMAGLPKLEYTRSVSRYGLSQVTVVFADGTDIYFARQQVAERLQALKSQLPAGLEPQLGPIATGLGEIFMWTVDAEPGARNPDGSPVTPTDLRQAQDWILRPQLLQVPGVIEINSIGGYDRQFQIRPDPGRLLAHGVSFDDIVRAVQANNANRGAGYIERNGQQQLLRVPGQATGLDDLGRIVVAERGGAPVRVSDVAQLGIGPELRTGAATQNGQEVVLGTVFMLVGENSRTVAKAVAEKLAEAQRSLPPGITVNVVYDRTTLVDKTLATVEKNLLEGALLVIVVLFLLLGNIRAALLTAAVIPLAMLMTFTGMVQSRTSANLMSLGALDFGLIVDGAVIIVENCLRRLGMATAGSRTLSERERLEVVFEATNEVIRPSLFGVGIITAVYIPIFALTGVEGKMFHPMAITVVTALTAAMLLSLTFVPAAVALLFRGPVAEHDNTLMRWARTAYTPLLRLALRLRVPLLVLTLGFVVACGWLATRMGSEFIPSLDEGDIALHALRIPGTSLTQAVQMQTQLEATLKKAPQVERVYTKIGTAEIATDPMPPNVADTFVMLKDRKDWPDPRQPKTEVVKDLERLAASVPGNNYEFTQPIQMRFNELISGVRSDVAVKVYGDNLDTLATVAQQIEQVLGTVPGAADVKTEQTTGLPILTITPRREMLARHGLNVADLQDLVAAAYGGETAGLLYEGDRRSDIVVRLPETLRGNPDAMLRLPVMLPGGGYVPLGEVAQVELGLGPNAINREQGKRRVVVTANVRGRDLGSFIADVQQRMRTQVQMPSGYWLDYGGTFEQLQSASRRLAIVVPVTLALILGLLWLAFGSMRDALVIFSGVPLALTGGVLALWLRGIPLSISAGVGFIALSGVAVLNGLVMVSFIKTLRQEGREMDVAITEGALTRLRPVLMTALVASLGFVPMAFNTGIGSEVQRPLATVVIGGIISCTVLTLLVLPGLYRMAHRRTARPPS, encoded by the coding sequence ATGCTCGAAGCACTGCTTCATTTTTCCATTCACCGGCGCGGCCTGATGCTGGTGCTGGTGTTCGCGCTCGCCGGGCTTGGCGTGTGGAGCTTCCAGCACCTGCCGATCGACGCCGTGCCGGACATCACCAACGTGCAGGTGCAGATCAACACCGAGGCCCCCGGCTACACGCCGCTGGAATCCGAACAGCGCGTGACCTTTGCCGTGGAAACCGCCATGGCCGGGCTGCCGAAACTGGAGTACACCCGCTCGGTGTCCCGTTACGGACTGTCGCAGGTGACGGTGGTGTTCGCGGACGGCACGGATATCTACTTCGCGCGCCAGCAGGTAGCGGAGCGTCTGCAGGCGCTCAAATCGCAGCTTCCAGCGGGGCTGGAACCGCAGCTGGGACCCATCGCCACCGGTCTTGGGGAAATTTTCATGTGGACGGTGGATGCCGAGCCGGGCGCGCGCAACCCGGACGGCTCGCCGGTCACGCCCACCGACCTGCGCCAGGCGCAGGACTGGATCCTGCGCCCGCAGTTGCTGCAGGTACCGGGGGTAATCGAGATCAACAGCATCGGCGGTTACGACAGGCAGTTTCAGATCCGGCCCGATCCGGGTCGCCTGCTGGCCCACGGCGTCAGCTTCGATGACATCGTGCGCGCGGTCCAGGCCAACAATGCCAATCGCGGGGCCGGCTATATCGAACGCAACGGCCAGCAGCAACTCCTCAGGGTGCCGGGGCAAGCCACCGGGCTTGATGATCTGGGCCGCATCGTAGTTGCCGAGCGTGGCGGCGCGCCGGTGCGCGTAAGCGATGTGGCGCAGCTTGGCATTGGCCCGGAACTGCGCACCGGCGCGGCCACGCAAAACGGCCAGGAAGTGGTGCTGGGCACGGTATTCATGCTGGTGGGCGAGAACAGCCGCACGGTCGCGAAAGCGGTCGCCGAAAAACTCGCCGAGGCACAGCGCAGCCTGCCGCCGGGCATCACTGTCAATGTGGTCTACGACCGCACCACGTTGGTAGACAAAACACTCGCTACGGTGGAGAAAAACCTGCTCGAAGGCGCGCTGCTGGTCATCGTGGTGCTGTTCCTGCTGCTGGGCAACATCCGCGCCGCGCTGCTGACCGCCGCGGTGATTCCGCTGGCCATGCTGATGACCTTCACCGGCATGGTGCAGTCGCGCACATCGGCCAATCTGATGAGCCTGGGCGCGCTCGATTTCGGGCTGATCGTGGACGGCGCCGTGATCATCGTCGAGAACTGCCTGCGCCGGCTGGGGATGGCCACGGCCGGCAGCAGGACCTTGAGCGAGCGCGAGCGCCTCGAAGTCGTGTTCGAAGCCACCAACGAAGTGATCCGGCCGTCGCTGTTCGGCGTCGGCATCATCACCGCGGTTTACATTCCGATCTTCGCGCTGACCGGCGTGGAAGGAAAAATGTTCCACCCGATGGCGATCACCGTGGTCACCGCGCTGACTGCCGCGATGCTGTTGTCGCTCACCTTCGTGCCGGCGGCGGTGGCCCTGCTGTTCCGTGGACCGGTCGCCGAGCACGACAATACCCTGATGCGCTGGGCGCGAACTGCCTACACGCCGCTGCTGCGGCTGGCACTGCGCCTGCGGGTGCCGCTGCTGGTACTCACGCTGGGCTTTGTCGTGGCCTGCGGCTGGCTGGCCACGCGCATGGGCTCGGAATTCATCCCGAGCCTCGACGAGGGTGACATCGCCCTGCACGCGCTGCGCATTCCCGGAACCAGTCTTACCCAGGCGGTGCAGATGCAGACCCAGCTCGAAGCCACGCTCAAAAAAGCGCCACAGGTCGAACGGGTCTACACCAAGATTGGCACGGCCGAGATCGCAACCGACCCCATGCCGCCCAATGTCGCCGACACCTTTGTCATGCTCAAGGACCGCAAGGACTGGCCGGATCCGCGCCAGCCAAAAACCGAGGTCGTGAAGGATCTGGAACGCCTGGCCGCCAGCGTGCCCGGCAACAACTACGAGTTCACGCAACCGATCCAGATGCGTTTCAACGAGCTGATATCCGGCGTGCGATCGGACGTGGCGGTGAAGGTCTACGGCGACAATCTGGACACCCTGGCCACGGTCGCGCAGCAGATCGAGCAGGTGCTGGGCACCGTGCCCGGCGCCGCGGATGTCAAGACCGAGCAGACCACCGGCCTGCCGATTCTGACCATCACGCCACGGCGCGAGATGCTGGCCCGCCACGGCCTGAATGTTGCTGATCTGCAAGACTTGGTAGCGGCCGCTTATGGCGGCGAAACCGCCGGCCTGCTGTACGAAGGCGACCGCCGCAGCGACATCGTGGTGCGCCTGCCCGAGACCCTGCGCGGCAATCCGGACGCCATGCTGCGACTGCCGGTGATGCTGCCGGGCGGTGGCTACGTTCCTCTGGGCGAAGTCGCGCAGGTCGAGCTGGGTCTGGGGCCCAACGCCATCAACCGCGAACAGGGCAAACGACGCGTGGTGGTCACCGCCAACGTGCGCGGGCGGGATCTGGGCTCCTTCATCGCCGACGTGCAGCAGCGCATGCGCACGCAGGTGCAGATGCCCTCCGGCTACTGGCTGGATTACGGCGGCACCTTCGAGCAGTTGCAGTCCGCCTCGCGGCGCCTGGCCATCGTGGTGCCGGTCACGCTGGCACTGATCCTGGGCCTGCTGTGGCTGGCGTTTGGCTCGATGCGCGATGCACTGGTGATCTTCAGCGGCGTGCCACTGGCCCTGACCGGCGGCGTGTTGGCGCTGTGGCTGCGCGGCATTCCGCTGTCCATCTCGGCCGGCGTCGGCTTTATCGCCCTGTCCGGCGTGGCTGTGCTCAACGGCCTGGTGATGGTCAGCTTCATCAAAACGCTGCGCCAAGAAGGCCGTGAGATGGATGTAGCCATCACCGAAGGTGCCCTGACCCGCCTGCGCCCGGTGCTGATGACAGCGCTGGTGGCGAGCCTGGGCTTCGTGCCGATGGCGTTCAACACCGGCATCGGCTCGGAGGTGCAGCGTCCGTTGGCCACGGTCGTGATCGGCGGCATCATCTCCTGCACCGTGCTCACGCTGCTGGTGCTACCGGGCTTGTATCGGATGGCGCATCGACGAACGGCCAGGCCGCCGTCCTGA
- a CDS encoding acyl-CoA dehydrogenase family protein, with product MDDFLSPDIRELREAFVQFMQREILPALPSFEAAGEFPRALVQKTGEAGWFGLVFPSQLGGTDLGFLAMAVLAEEMARLNPGFALCQNQQAMTCPYTIFVGGTDEQCQRFIPDLIGGRAIGLWSLTESGGGSDAAGNLKTFAQRRGDRYLLNGRKMFATLADQTDTGVLFARTDRDAGHNGITAFVVEPRKYPGYSAQPIDFVGLSRMTRSCEVVLEDFEVPVENRIGAEGDGFRLAMHAIQAGRVSVAARAVGIARACLEEAIQYVQQRPIRGRPLASYQMTQAALADALVSVEAARLMTWQAATLMDQDRPANRVAAQAKLAASFALKQAAASAQELFGGYGLASEYRIAHLVSYAHVFLVGEGAPAVQRILIAEDALGIKDAERHRVSYRYPRGRTAGGSSG from the coding sequence ATGGACGATTTTCTGTCGCCGGACATCCGCGAACTGCGCGAGGCCTTTGTGCAGTTCATGCAGCGCGAGATCCTGCCCGCGTTGCCGTCGTTCGAGGCCGCTGGCGAATTCCCTCGCGCTCTGGTGCAAAAAACCGGCGAGGCGGGCTGGTTCGGCTTGGTGTTCCCGTCGCAGCTCGGTGGAACCGACCTCGGCTTTCTGGCCATGGCCGTGCTGGCCGAGGAAATGGCGCGCCTGAATCCGGGCTTCGCGCTGTGTCAGAACCAGCAGGCCATGACCTGCCCGTACACGATTTTTGTCGGAGGCACGGATGAGCAGTGCCAGCGGTTCATTCCGGACCTTATCGGTGGGCGGGCCATCGGCCTGTGGTCGCTGACCGAGTCCGGCGGGGGCTCCGACGCCGCCGGCAACCTCAAAACCTTTGCCCAGCGGCGGGGCGATCGTTACCTGCTGAACGGTCGCAAGATGTTTGCGACGCTGGCCGACCAGACCGACACTGGCGTGCTGTTTGCCCGCACCGATCGCGACGCCGGCCACAACGGCATTACCGCCTTTGTGGTCGAGCCGCGAAAGTATCCCGGTTATTCCGCGCAGCCGATCGACTTCGTCGGTTTGTCCAGGATGACCCGCTCATGCGAGGTAGTGCTGGAGGATTTCGAGGTGCCGGTCGAGAACCGCATCGGCGCCGAGGGCGACGGCTTTCGCCTGGCCATGCATGCCATTCAGGCCGGGCGGGTATCAGTGGCGGCGCGCGCGGTCGGTATTGCCCGCGCCTGCCTGGAGGAAGCGATCCAGTATGTTCAGCAGCGACCGATCCGCGGTCGGCCGCTGGCCAGTTACCAGATGACGCAGGCGGCGCTCGCCGACGCGCTGGTCAGCGTCGAGGCGGCGCGCCTGATGACCTGGCAGGCCGCCACCCTGATGGATCAGGATCGCCCGGCCAACCGGGTTGCCGCCCAGGCCAAGCTGGCGGCCTCGTTCGCCCTGAAACAGGCGGCGGCCAGTGCGCAGGAACTTTTCGGCGGCTATGGGTTGGCGAGCGAGTACCGCATCGCCCACCTGGTCAGCTATGCGCATGTATTCCTGGTCGGGGAGGGCGCCCCGGCGGTGCAGCGCATCCTGATCGCCGAAGACGCGCTGGGCATCAAGGACGCCGAGCGCCATCGCGTGAGTTATCGCTACCCACGCGGCCGGACAGCCGGCGGCAGCTCAGGCTAA